From Aphis gossypii isolate Hap1 unplaced genomic scaffold, ASM2018417v2 Contig00244, whole genome shotgun sequence:
AGAATTTTGcttaacattacatttttattctcctcgtgcttataattttatacgccAAAGAAGCACACTGCCTGATCCGTCCACAATCCATAGGTGGTTGTCAACTAGACACTGTAATCCTGGTATTTTAACAGaagttttagattattttaaaaataaactgaaaacTGAAACAATTGCATTTTCACATATAAAAGATGTTGCATTGATTTATGATGCTATGTCTATAAGAGATGGATTTTGACCAGATCAAAATGGCAAAGTTTATGGGTATTGTGATCTTGGTGGTATTGCTCATACAGATCATGAGGAATTGGCAAAAGAATCtttagtgtttattattagtagtttaaataagaaattcaAGTGCCCTGTTgcatatttctttattaataaaataaatgcaactGTACAGAGTCAGTTAGTACTTGCCGTTATTTCAGCACTTTATGAAGCTGGAATTATAGTTAGAAGTTTAACTAGTGATGGAAcaagtacaaatttaaaaacatatgaaaATTTAGGTTGCTGTTTAGATCCTTCAAATTTGAAATCTTCAATTACTCATCCGGAAGTCCCTCTTATTAATATCCATTGTATTGTAGATCCGTGTCATCTTATGAAAATGTGTCGTAACTGTATGGCTGAACTAAGTTTATCGAATTCTGAAGGTACAATTTCTtttgattaggtatataaaaaagctcaacgaaatacaacaaaaagaaaatctaaaatttgctAATAAACTAAGTTCcttgcatatattttataagtctaaaaaaatgaatgttcaATTAGCTGTACAGGTGCTTAGTAGCAGTGTAGCAGATGCATTGCAGTTCTTACAATcttatgataacaatttttaaaatgctaCTGCTACCATTCAATTTATTAGGATCTTTGATAGGCTCTTTGATCTTATGAATGCTAGGAATGTTTTTGGCAAAGGGTTTAAATCCCCTATGACTTTAAGAAATCAATATGTTTGGGAAGAAATACTGAAGAATGCTCACAGTTAtattttgcaattaaaatgtgaggaaaaaagtattttacagCATCGTCGAAAAACTTTTGCATTAggttttcttattaatattatgagttaCAAAAATTTAGCTCTTAATCTTCTTCAAAAAGAGAATGAACCGTTTAGTTACTTCCTACCGTATAAAACATCACAAAATCATGTAGAAATTACATTCTCGTGCATAAGGTCTGCTGGTGGTTGGAATAATAATCCTTCCGCCTTACAATTTAGATGGTGCATTCGTAAAATGCTGTTCAGAAATTCTGTATCTTCAAGTAAAAATGCCAACTGTCAAGAGTTAGGAGAGGATACTGACAATTGTCAAATGTCTCAAGGAATTTTTACACTTACTCATGAAAAAGGTACTAGTTTTAATGAAAAGGTGATTGATGATGAAGCAATCGATGAAGTGATTTCttctttttcatattaaatgacAATACATTCTGTCATTatcaaaagatattttatatatatagcagGGAATGCAGCAAAAAAGTTCTTGATAAATTTCCTTGCACATTTTGtgaagatttaattttaaatcaagatatttttcataaaaaccataattacTCTTTATCGCCAATtactgattatttaaattttacaaattttaaatcacgTGGCAAATTGAAGTTTgtttcaacatttatttttgatataatattatttagtgaaatatgttataaacttattctGCAAAGATGAAAGaccacaattttaaaaaagagaTTGTATTAAAAGTTCAACGacattttatatctaaaataagaaatttaaagcCTGAACATCCAATTATTGACACCTATTCTTTAGAATCAcatgaaatgaaaattattaaatttatatcttcGTATTATTGTACCTTAAGAGTTTATACACAGTGTAAACAGATGACACAAAATAACCATGGTTCAAAGTCAGCTCTAAGACATAAGTTaactaaactaattttattcaacCATGTTTAATgcttttttctataatataatattatgtaaataattacagtAACAGTTGTTCTATATTTCtacttcattaataattaaatatatatatatatatatcaatatacaaTCAATAACTTTGAGTGTTCGTTTTTTAACTaagatatcatataaatatgttactattaattattgtataattattttataaagttttattaatttaaattgtttattatattacaggaAAATTACCAGGATTAAGATACaagttatagtttaaaaacttgtttgttcaaatgtaaataataatcaaatcttTGGACACTCAATTATTACTTCTGACCTAATATCCAGTGAAACAATTTTCACTCAACCAACTCGAAGGTGGCTTCCAAACActggataattattttaaatttttaccttaaacattttttgaattatgtaggtacaaatGACAAATGATAATTATCGACAAAGTTAAATGCAGATTGCagctatacttttaaatattttaagtaaatattttctaagtgTACATAGATAAatgtaatgattatatttaattatgtaaatcataataaaataacgaataatGAATTTAGTTGGTACATTGCTTTTTTTCGAATAccaattatatctattatttattattatatacatattgtacacaatattattatgtaagtaatataataattattatataactgtcaAGTTAGAAAGTTATCATGTATTAAAACTAACCAATTAATGCCTAactttgtcaatatttaaaaaacaaaaatataataaataaaaaataatttttctattatgatTTTAGAGAACCTTAACATTGTACAGTAAATCTGAACTTGGATTGGAAAAATAGTTCCCCTTTCCCtagatttttatagtattattaattactacattttatattatttttaactgttatagTTTTTGTCAATTAAGCTGACAGTTTAATTTCTGAATGTAGGCAAGATTTAATTgctaattattcaaaatatatatgtatattcaatatttatattatataaaactatctcgtaattcaataattatgatttaagctTTAAgctgcataaatatataagtacaattagttattactaggtacatagtaatataaaataaaattatacatttacgcGGTATGTTAAACAAGGATAGACACACCTATAGTATTCGCTATCTCTTTTTAACACGCTCGCTCGGGCAACACTGCATGGTGAGCGTTCCAGTCAGTGGCGGCACGCCGGGTGAGGCAAGTGAGGCACAGCTTCACTTGCATGGCTAAATAACTAGGTATGATCGCAACTTTGTGATACGCAGGTGTCATGGCCGCCACTGGAAGTGATAGATAAGACGTATACCGACCACAGACTTCTATATAATACTAGATAAGGTACTTTGTATGATAACCATTACAAACTATGAAGCCAGCATTACTGCAGCTGATAAGACGGCCGCCATGTTTTCAGTTGGCAAAACAATACTTTCATTATACAGAATGTATTAGGAGAAGTTGGAATAACAGTTGTAaaagttcaaataaaataattataattctagaAAAGTTTGTGAAAGATaatctgtattttttaaaaagatataaccaaatattaaacatcaaaatataaattaataggtagcaaatgtatctattaatatatattattttaaacaatattaacaatacaaataacattttttgttgattcacaagttttaatatataaattattaattcaaaaaaatatgtattacttaaagtaaataaaattcgtcaaataccttggtatgtatatatattttctaacaaaaatttaaataaaatataataggtattattggttattaaataaaattaacttggtTAACAGACGGCGTTTTTAGCATTATAGCATTTTTTGTCTTGGCTACATAATGCAAacgaatttttaagtattcttTACATATAATTGTTACCAAATCTAATTTATGACTATCCAATAAACCCTCTTCAgaacatgtaatatttttaaaaatatcataattaaaaacataattttttgttaaaattattattttagatgttAAAGGCGATGTTATAGAAGTAAAATTgcttgtaaaatcaataagctTATGTTCAACAAACCGAACTATTTTGATAACAGCTTCTGAACACTTAATTAACCCTCCTCTATTTTTTACATctattaacattgaatatttgtatttatgattataattatgctcattaaaattattttctaataaattgtcTGTACAAGTAGaacaatctatttttttaattaggtttttcacaataaaaccgcatatataataaagtatattatcttttacCACATCAAAATCTTGGCCTTCAAAGGattgaaataatgatatatttgaaaGAGATTCTTCACTGGAatctgtatttaataaatccttAGATTTTTTACGCCAACGTATTTCAAAAATGC
This genomic window contains:
- the LOC126553424 gene encoding uncharacterized protein LOC126553424, producing the protein MKNIILPIIEYLLSLTDVKGLPLYLTPRKTFLIGFAIAVKSVFAMAEDLFNSNCNYKYLLTYKCSQDHLEILFSKIRQRLGNNNNPNVVELKTSLRKMLLKNAISSSYAANCMAFDNTSESIFEIRWRKKSKDLLNTDSSEESLSNISLFQSFEGQDFDVVKDNILYYICGFIVKNLIKKIDCSTCTDNLLENNFNEHNYNHKYKYSMLIDVKNRGGLIKCSEAVIKIVRQDKKCYNAKNAVC